The Hoplias malabaricus isolate fHopMal1 chromosome 9, fHopMal1.hap1, whole genome shotgun sequence genome contains a region encoding:
- the LOC136706698 gene encoding NACHT, LRR and PYD domains-containing protein 3-like — translation MDLPNYSSGGGTSDPKSQPQSSASPEPSCVSLKSDQSIPQPPNFSKGGEPSCVPLKSDKSIHQPCGEPQGEEGGEPSCVSMRRKSIDVPPESSSVPSDPELILRHDLKMSKESILRMSCGSEFQKRGAEWVKALNPMAVIGNSVGTVRLMGKEDLRVWQDLFSNGMCSMDDLHRVSERHRTILKNRYESLFEGIRTPENKTLLNSVYTQLYIIEGESEGVNEEHEVLQMEKTPRRHQQDAPIHCSDIFKPLQGPDGGQEIRSVLTKGIAGIGKTVSVQKFILDWAEGAANQEVDLMFVLPFRELNLIKDDQYSLHGLLCAFHPELRDLDPEKYDQLRAVFIFDGLDESRVPLAFEQCEKVSDITMTSSVGVLMTNLIRGDLLPSALIWITSRPAAANQIPPRFIHRVTEIQGFTDPQKEEYFRKKIRDQDQAQKIISHIKTVRSLHIMCHIPVFCWISATVLQRIITQSHTEIPKTLTEMYSHFLLTLTNMKKEKYEEKEERDPKKLLESNRTELLKLAELAFTQLLKGNVMFYEEDLRESSNDVTEASVYSGIFTEIFREECVILQRKVYCFVHLSFQEFLAAVFVFHCYENNIMEPLQCFLHVHYTFNSSESSDDENSSEAHASRVQFKKVSLDDLLKGAVNKAVESQNGHLDLFLRFLLGLSLESNQIFLQSLLNHTHRRPERTIKHIKQFIKTGIYPIPTERSINLFLCLSEMKDQSLYREIEEFLNSEKHSEVKLSPEQCSAVAYILLTSEDEKDELDLNKYRTSEEGYRRLIPVVAVYKKARLSCCILTKDLCESLGSALQSENSLKELDLSNNELQDSGVEPLSAALKSPLCKLETLRLASCSIVDKFCEALGSGLQSNSSLKKLDLSNNNLQDSGVELLSAGLKSPLCKLETLRLYSCNLQNKAGGALGTVLQSVNSCLKYLDLSNNDLQDSGVKLLSAALKSSLCKLETLRLCLCNFGHKACESLGSVLQSKNSLKELAISNNDLRDSGLELLSGGLKSPLCKLETLGLSGCMITDVGCSSLASALKSNPSHLRELDLTYNNLGESGVKLLSDQLQDPHCALETLQVEHGGMTRMKPGLKKYACNLTLDPNTAHPHLSLSGENKKVEFLKPQSETSDQCLQVLCAESLTGRCYWEVEWSGWRPDIAVSYRDIRTKGDKKFGFSESKYWCLMCSKNVYWARHNNQEARMPVSTSRYRVGVYLDWGSGTLSFYTICPLTHTLTHLYTFTTTFTEPLYAGFGLWFSNSSVHLFLSKFLWDVNLKEPEDPLHCGSIYGDGVCNPLRKEVFLAPVDQEDNLLSADCLIFVGDEAHDHPAFSVFNDDIGAVSV, via the exons ATGGATCTTCCTAACTACAGCAGTGGAGGAGGAACCTCTGACCCAAA ATCACAGCCACAGAGCTCAGCATCTCCagaacccagctgtgtgtctctgaagagtGACCAGTCCATACCTCAACCTCCTAACTTCAGTAAAGGAGGAGAACCCAGCTGTGTGCCTCTGAAGAGTGACAAATCCATACATCAACCTTGTGGAGAACCAcaaggagaagaaggaggagaacccagctgtgtgtccatGAGGAGAAAGTCCATAGATGTACCTCCTGAATCCAGCAGTGTACCCTCAGAcccaga GTTGATTTTGAGGCATGACTTGAAAATGTCCAAGGAGTCAATATTACGGATGTCCTGTGGGAGTGAGTTCCAGAAACGGGGGGCAGAATGGGTAAAAGCTCTAAACCCCATGGCGGTCATTGGGAACAGTGTGGGGACAGTGAGACTGATGggtaaggaggatctgagagtctGGCAGGATCTGTTTAGCAATGGAAT GTGTAGCATGGATGATCTTCATAGAGtttcagagagacacagaacCATCCTGAAGAACAGGTACGAGAGTTTATTTGAGGGAATCAGAACCCCAGAGAATAAAACCCTCCTGAACAGTGTCTACACTCAGCTCTACATCATCgagggagagagtgaaggagtgaatgaagaacatgaggttttacagatggagaaaaCACCCAGGAGACACCAGCAGGACGCTCCAATCCACTGCTCAGACATCTTTAAACCTCTACAAGGTCCTGATGGAGGA CAGGAGATCAGAAGTGTTCTGACTAAAGGCATCGCTGGAATTGGAAAAACTGTCTCCgtgcagaagttcattctggactgggctgaaggagcagccaatcaggaggtGGATCTCATGTTTGTGCTTCCGTTCCGGGAGCTGAACTTGATTAAAGATGATCAGTACAGTCTTCATGGACTTCTGTGTGCCTTCCATCCTGAGCTCAGAGATCTGGACCCAGAGAAATATGACCAgctcagagctgtgtttatatttgatggTCTGGATGAAAGCAGAGTTCCACTGGCCTTTGAACagtgtgagaaagtgtctgACATCACCATGACATCATCAGTGGGTGTGTTAATGACGAATCTCATCAGAGGAGatctgcttccctctgctctaATCTGGATCACCTCCCgaccagcagcagccaatcagatccctcCTCGGTTCATCCACCGTGTGACAGAAATTCAGGGATTCACCGACCCCCAGAAGgaggagtacttcaggaagaAAATCAGGGACCAAGACCAAGCCCAGAAGATCATCTCCCACATTAAGACAGTGAGAAGCCTCcacatcatgtgccacattcccgtcttctgctggatctcagccactgttcttcagagaatcatcacacagagtcacacagagaTCCCTAAAACTCTGACTGAAATGTACTCACACTTCCTGCTCACTCTGACAAACATGAAGAAGGAGAAGTatgaggagaaagaggagagagacccAAAGAAACTTCTGGAGTCCAACAGAACTGAGCTTCTGAAACTGGCTGAACTGgctttcacacagctgctgaaGGGCAATGTGATGTTCTATGAAGAGGACCTGAGAGAGAGCAGTAATGATGTCACTGAGGCCTCGGTGTATTCGGGGATCTTCACTGAGATCTTTagggaggagtgtgtgatcCTCCAGAGGAAGGTCTACTGCTTTGTTCATCTGAGTTTTCAGGAGTTCCTGGCTGCTGTCTTTGTGTTTCACTGCTATGAGAACAACATCATGGagccactgcagtgttttctgCATGTTCATTATACGTTTAACAGTTCTGAGAGCTCTGATGATGAAAATAGCTCTGAAGCACATGCATCCAGAGTTCAGTTTAAGAAGGTTTCTCTGGATGATCTTCTGAAGGGAGCAGTGAATAAAGCTGTAGAGAGTCAGAATGGACACCTGGATCTGTTCCTCCGGTTTCTGCTGGGACTCTCACTGGAGTCCAATCAGATATTCCTACAGAGTCTgctgaaccacacacacaggagacCAGAGAGAACCATAAAGCACATCAAACAATTCATCAAAACAGGTATTTATCCAATCCCTACAGAGCGCTCTATCAatctgttcctgtgtctgtctgagATGAAGGACCAGTCCCTCTACAGAGAGATTGAGGAGTTTCTAAACTCAGAGAAACACTCAGAAGTGAAGCTCTCTCCTGAACAGTGTTCAGCTGTAGCCTACATTCTCCTGACCTCAGAAGATGAGAAGGATGAACTGGACCTGAATAAATACAGAACATCAGAGGAGGGTTATAGGAGACTGATCCCAGTTGTGGCTGTCTACAAAAAAGCTCG ACTGAGTTGCTGTATTTTAACCAAGGACTTATGTGAATCTCTGGGATCAGCTCTACAATCAGAAaactccctgaaagagctggacctcagtaacaatgagctgcaggattcaggagtggagccactctctgctgcactgaagagtccactctgtaaactggagactctcag ATTAGCTAGCTGTAGTATTGTGGACAAATTTTGTGAAGCTCTGGGATCAGGCCTTCAGTCAAATTCCTCCCTGAAaaagctggacctcagtaacaataacctgcaggattcaggagtggagctgctctctgctggactgaagagtccactctgtaaactggagactctcag ACTATATAGCTGTAATCTTCAGAATAAAGCTGGTGGAGCTCTGGGAACAGTGCTACAATCAGTGAACTCCTGTCTCAAATAtttggacctcagtaacaatgacctgcaggattcaggagtgaagctgctctctgctgCACTAAAGAGTTctctctgtaaactggagactcttAG ACTATGTCTCTGTAATTTTGGACACAAAGCCTGTGAATCTCTGGGGTCAGTTCTACAATCAAAAaactccctgaaagagctggccatcagtaacaatgacctgcggGATTCAGGATTAGAGCTGCTCTCTGGTGGACTGAAGAgtccactctgtaaactggagactctcgg ATTGTCTGGGTGTATGATAACAGATGTAGGGTGTTCttctctggcttcagctctgaaatcaaacccCTCCCACCTGAGAGAACTGGATCTGACCTACAATAACCTAGGAGAGTCTGGGGTGAAGCTTCTCTCTGATCAACTGCAGGATCCACACTGTGCACTGGAGACACTAca ggTGGAGCACGGAGGGATGACCAGGATGAAGCCAGgacttaaaaaat atgccTGTAATCTGACTCTGGATCCGAACACAGCCCACCctcatctctcactctctggggAAAACAAGAAGGTGGAGTTTCTGAAACCTCAGTCAGAGACGTCTGATCAATGTCTTCAGGTTCTGTGTGCGGAGAGTTTaactggacgctgttactgggaggtggagtGGAGCGGGTGGAGGCCTGATATAGCAGTGTCATACAGAGATATCAGGACAAAGGGAGACAAGAAATTTGGATTCAGTGAATCCAAATACTGGTGTCTCATGTGCTCcaaaaatgtttactgggccAGACACAATAATCAAGAAGCTAGAATGCCTGTCTCTACTTCTCGCTACAGAGTAGGAGTGTATCTGGACTGGGGGtctggcactctgtccttctacaccatctgtcctctcacacacacactcacacacttatacacattcaccaccacattcactgagccGCTCTACGCTGGTTTTGGGCTTTGGTTTTCAAATTCCTCAGTGCATCTGT